In the genome of Mucilaginibacter terrenus, one region contains:
- a CDS encoding NAD-dependent epimerase/dehydratase family protein, translating into MSEKIFVIGANGQIGTELVTALRTIHGAENVIASDINSPVYALRNNGPFEFANVMDKDNLHHLFDKHRPTQVYLLAAILSAVGEQKPKLAWDLNMTGLLHILDLAVEFKIAKVFWPSSIAVFGPHSPQWDTPQYCVMDPNTVYGFSKLAGERWCEYYFAKYGLDVRSIRYPGLIGWRANPGGGTTDYAVHIFHEALKTGKYQSFLSKGTALPMMYMDDAIRATISLMDAPAEHITVRSSYNLAGISFTPEQLADEIKKHLPNFEISYADHDPRQAIADSWPKSIDDNQAQQDWGWQLEYDLPKMTQDMLDNLKKTL; encoded by the coding sequence ATGAGCGAAAAGATTTTTGTGATAGGGGCTAATGGCCAAATTGGCACCGAACTGGTAACTGCATTAAGGACTATACACGGCGCTGAGAACGTTATTGCATCTGATATAAACAGCCCCGTTTACGCATTACGAAATAACGGCCCCTTTGAATTTGCCAACGTGATGGACAAGGACAACCTGCATCACTTGTTTGACAAACACCGCCCTACTCAAGTTTATCTGCTTGCTGCAATATTGTCCGCAGTGGGCGAACAAAAGCCTAAGTTGGCCTGGGACCTTAACATGACCGGCCTGCTGCACATACTGGACCTGGCTGTTGAGTTTAAAATAGCTAAAGTATTCTGGCCAAGTTCGATAGCGGTATTTGGACCACATTCACCCCAGTGGGACACTCCACAGTACTGCGTTATGGACCCTAATACTGTTTACGGTTTTAGTAAACTAGCTGGCGAGCGCTGGTGCGAGTATTACTTCGCAAAATATGGTTTGGATGTACGCAGTATCCGGTATCCGGGCCTAATAGGCTGGCGTGCCAACCCGGGTGGCGGCACAACTGATTATGCTGTTCATATTTTTCATGAGGCACTTAAAACAGGCAAATATCAAAGCTTTTTATCTAAAGGTACAGCCTTGCCAATGATGTATATGGACGATGCGATACGTGCAACAATAAGCCTGATGGATGCTCCTGCAGAGCATATTACTGTTCGGTCCAGCTACAACCTTGCAGGAATCAGCTTTACACCAGAGCAATTAGCTGATGAGATTAAAAAACATTTGCCGAACTTTGAGATCAGCTATGCAGACCATGACCCACGCCAGGCAATTGCAGATAGCTGGCCAAAATCAATTGATGACAACCAGGCCCAGCAAGATTGGGGATGGCAATTAGAGTATGACCTGCCAAAGATGACGCAGGACATGCTGGATAATCTAAAGAAGACATTATAA
- a CDS encoding YebC/PmpR family DNA-binding transcriptional regulator produces the protein MGRAFEFRKERKFKRWAKMAVQFTRLGKEIVMAVKAGGGDPHTNSRLRTAIQNSKAVNMPKDRVEAAIKRATSRDEKDYEELVYEGYAQHGVAILVETATDNTNRTVANVRSYFTKYGGTLGKTGSLDFIFSRKSVFRFDPGERDLEELEFELIDAGLEDLFVESDEEGNDIAVIHAAYEDFGKMQKTLEEMGIETKSAKLERIPLSTTSVTEEQAADVLKIVDRLEEDDDVQAVYHNMAE, from the coding sequence ATGGGAAGAGCATTTGAATTCCGTAAGGAAAGAAAGTTTAAGCGCTGGGCTAAAATGGCAGTGCAGTTTACCCGTTTGGGTAAAGAAATTGTGATGGCAGTTAAAGCAGGTGGTGGCGACCCTCACACCAACTCGCGATTGCGTACCGCTATCCAAAACTCCAAGGCGGTTAACATGCCGAAGGACCGTGTAGAAGCGGCCATTAAACGCGCTACCAGCCGCGACGAAAAAGATTACGAAGAACTGGTTTACGAAGGTTACGCACAACACGGCGTAGCAATATTGGTAGAAACCGCAACCGACAACACCAACCGCACTGTGGCTAACGTACGTAGCTACTTTACCAAATATGGCGGCACGTTAGGCAAAACCGGCTCGCTGGATTTTATCTTCAGCCGTAAGTCTGTTTTTCGTTTTGATCCGGGAGAACGTGACCTGGAAGAACTGGAATTTGAACTGATTGATGCAGGCCTAGAAGACTTGTTTGTAGAGTCGGACGAAGAAGGCAACGATATTGCAGTTATCCATGCAGCTTATGAGGACTTTGGCAAAATGCAGAAGACTTTAGAAGAGATGGGCATCGAAACGAAGTCAGCTAAGCTGGAGCGTATTCCACTTTCAACCACCTCAGTTACCGAAGAACAGGCAGCGGATGTACTGAAAATAGTGGATCGCCTGGAAGAAGATGATGATGTGCAGGCGGTTTACCATAACATGGCCGAGTAA
- a CDS encoding DUF2442 domain-containing protein, whose amino-acid sequence MPLLSTRKQEKKVKVTFANGLLFVEKADGKQQAFPLEWFPKLMNATDEEREDWDQTDKGLRFNKLGVDVDL is encoded by the coding sequence ATGCCGCTATTATCAACACGTAAGCAGGAAAAGAAAGTAAAGGTCACCTTTGCCAATGGTTTGCTTTTTGTGGAGAAAGCAGATGGAAAGCAGCAAGCATTCCCGCTGGAATGGTTTCCTAAGTTAATGAACGCTACCGACGAAGAACGTGAAGACTGGGATCAAACGGATAAGGGATTGCGCTTTAACAAACTTGGCGTCGACGTGGACTTATAA
- a CDS encoding phosphoribosyltransferase family protein: protein MSEKKLLILNSQQIQQKIDRIAYQVLEDNFDEEELLIAGILPRGNHVAERLKTVLDDIAPFKTRLLVIELQKQSSSLQAKINFDIEECANKVVVLVDDVLNSGKTLAYGFGVFLDVPLKKLRTVVLVDRNHKSFPVTTDYAGMALSTVIKEHVSVVLDQEGEEDAVYLM, encoded by the coding sequence ATGTCCGAGAAAAAGCTTCTTATACTCAACAGCCAGCAAATACAGCAAAAGATAGACCGCATTGCTTACCAGGTACTGGAAGATAATTTTGATGAAGAGGAATTGCTTATTGCCGGTATATTACCCAGGGGTAACCATGTAGCCGAAAGATTGAAGACTGTATTAGATGATATTGCTCCGTTTAAAACAAGGCTACTGGTAATTGAACTACAAAAACAAAGCAGCAGTCTGCAGGCTAAGATCAACTTTGATATAGAGGAGTGCGCAAATAAAGTAGTTGTATTGGTTGATGATGTGCTTAACAGCGGCAAGACCCTGGCTTATGGCTTTGGGGTGTTTCTTGATGTCCCTCTAAAAAAGCTCCGCACCGTAGTACTGGTAGACCGAAACCACAAAAGCTTTCCCGTAACTACCGACTATGCAGGGATGGCGTTATCTACTGTTATAAAAGAACACGTAAGCGTTGTTCTGGACCAGGAAGGTGAAGAAGACGCCGTTTATTTGATGTAA
- a CDS encoding shikimate kinase: MSRIFLIGFMGCGKTTWGKKLSAATGYAFIDLDNALEAEAGMSVAEYFAAHGEEAFRKLESKVLKETEYPEDVIVSTGGGLPCFFDNMVWMNSHGQSLYIKHSPKTLADRLENARVKRPLVQGKSGDELVNFISQKLAERKMYYEQATHIVNGITISAEGLMEVTGIKAK, translated from the coding sequence ATGAGCCGGATCTTCCTTATAGGGTTTATGGGATGTGGTAAAACCACATGGGGTAAAAAGCTATCTGCTGCAACTGGTTACGCGTTTATAGACCTCGATAATGCCCTCGAAGCAGAAGCAGGCATGAGTGTGGCGGAGTACTTTGCTGCTCACGGTGAGGAGGCTTTTAGAAAGCTGGAGTCGAAGGTTTTAAAGGAGACCGAGTACCCCGAGGATGTTATTGTTTCTACCGGTGGCGGCTTGCCTTGCTTTTTTGATAATATGGTTTGGATGAACAGTCATGGCCAATCATTATACATTAAGCATTCACCAAAAACACTAGCCGATCGCTTAGAGAATGCCCGCGTTAAACGGCCGTTGGTGCAGGGGAAAAGCGGTGATGAACTGGTAAACTTTATATCGCAAAAGCTTGCAGAAAGAAAAATGTACTATGAGCAGGCAACGCACATTGTTAACGGTATAACCATATCTGCAGAGGGTCTGATGGAGGTTACCGGCATTAAAGCCAAATAA
- a CDS encoding BT_3928 family protein, translating into MKNRLVWFCRIAVGLLFIFSGLIKANDPLGFSYKLEEYFEVFGLTFLSSFSLAMAIILCALEMLLGFSLLVGVRAVRVVWGLLLLIVFFGFLTFYSAYFKVVQTCGCFGDAIPLTPWQSFIKDMVLLALVLVLFVNRKRIQPLVKQKVGDKLLIGAAIVSVGFGLYTYNFMPIVDFLPYKVGNNILAQMKTPRGAAPDEFEITYHLKNKETGDTKTMTDKEYLKTAIWKDTNWEIIGNPENKLIKKGFEPKIRDLNIQDNGGTNYNQELLSSPYYSLWIVADNLEQADNAALAKLNALAANLIEHYNTRVILLTSNAPQNAEQFAKQHKLVTEVFYADGVPLKTMVRANPGIMLIKNGTVVNKWHYHNVPSYDDLVKQYFSKQ; encoded by the coding sequence ATGAAGAACCGTTTAGTTTGGTTTTGCCGGATTGCTGTTGGTTTACTGTTCATATTTTCAGGACTGATAAAGGCTAACGATCCACTTGGGTTTTCCTATAAGCTTGAGGAATACTTTGAAGTATTTGGATTAACATTCCTGAGCAGTTTTTCACTTGCAATGGCGATTATTCTTTGCGCATTAGAGATGCTGCTTGGCTTCTCGTTGCTGGTAGGTGTAAGAGCCGTGAGAGTTGTATGGGGTTTACTGCTGCTTATTGTCTTCTTTGGCTTTCTCACTTTTTACTCGGCCTATTTTAAAGTAGTGCAAACCTGTGGCTGTTTTGGTGACGCAATCCCGCTTACGCCCTGGCAGTCGTTCATAAAGGATATGGTCCTCCTTGCTTTGGTGTTGGTACTTTTTGTCAATCGTAAGCGCATACAGCCATTAGTTAAACAGAAGGTAGGTGATAAGCTGCTGATAGGAGCTGCCATTGTTTCGGTAGGATTTGGCTTGTACACTTACAACTTCATGCCGATAGTAGACTTTCTGCCTTATAAAGTAGGTAACAATATTCTGGCTCAAATGAAAACCCCTCGGGGTGCCGCACCGGACGAGTTTGAGATCACCTACCACCTTAAGAACAAGGAAACAGGTGATACTAAAACCATGACCGATAAGGAATACCTGAAGACGGCCATATGGAAAGACACTAACTGGGAGATAATTGGTAACCCCGAAAACAAGCTTATTAAAAAAGGCTTTGAGCCTAAAATACGCGACCTGAACATTCAGGATAACGGCGGCACAAATTATAACCAGGAACTTCTTTCAAGTCCGTACTACAGCTTATGGATTGTGGCCGACAATCTGGAACAAGCTGACAATGCTGCTTTGGCCAAGCTCAATGCGCTTGCTGCTAATCTGATAGAGCATTATAACACAAGAGTTATCTTGCTTACATCGAATGCACCTCAAAATGCAGAGCAGTTTGCAAAGCAGCACAAGCTAGTAACTGAAGTATTTTATGCAGATGGGGTGCCACTAAAAACAATGGTGCGCGCCAACCCAGGTATAATGCTGATAAAAAACGGAACTGTTGTTAATAAATGGCATTATCACAACGTACCATCATACGATGACCTCGTAAAACAATACTTCAGTAAGCAATGA
- a CDS encoding DUF1599 domain-containing protein: protein MKKTRDYGTAWRILRPSSITDQIFIKAQRIRTLEEKKISKVGDDITGEYIGIVNYCVIAMMQLDSTDDTSYELEPAHVEQMFDAKVKETKDLMFAKNHDYGEAWRDMRISSLTDLILMKILRVKQIEDNQGQTLASEGVHANYQDMLNYSVFALIKLGVK from the coding sequence ATGAAAAAGACCCGCGATTATGGCACTGCCTGGCGGATACTTCGCCCGTCGTCAATCACGGATCAAATTTTCATAAAAGCCCAACGCATCCGCACGCTGGAAGAAAAAAAAATTTCTAAAGTGGGGGATGATATTACGGGGGAGTACATTGGTATAGTAAATTACTGTGTTATTGCCATGATGCAGTTAGATAGTACAGATGATACTTCTTACGAACTAGAGCCTGCACACGTAGAACAAATGTTTGATGCAAAGGTGAAAGAGACCAAAGATCTGATGTTTGCAAAAAATCACGATTACGGCGAAGCTTGGCGCGACATGCGGATAAGCTCACTTACCGACTTGATCTTGATGAAAATTTTACGAGTTAAACAGATAGAAGATAACCAAGGACAAACACTTGCTTCTGAGGGTGTGCATGCCAATTACCAGGATATGCTTAATTATTCGGTGTTTGCGTTGATAAAGCTGGGAGTAAAATGA
- the folP gene encoding dihydropteroate synthase, with protein MAKDTFFRKKATINAGGKLIDLSSPKVMGIINITPDSFYADSRKNSLDDILSQAERMLAEGATFLDIGAYSSRPGAEDISADEELDRLLPAVRAIAEAFPDAVLSIDTFRAKVAEAAVKAGGHIVNDISAGSLDTNMFTTVARLQVPYILMHMKGTPQNMVKLANYTDVFSEVFDYFVEKIYQLKRLGVHDIILDPGFGFAKTAEHSYELMKRLDELKRLQLPILAGVSRKRMIYGLLGTSADEALNGTTALNTIALMKGATILRVHDVKEAVEAVNVWEAVTA; from the coding sequence ATGGCTAAAGATACATTTTTTAGAAAAAAGGCAACCATAAATGCAGGCGGCAAATTGATAGACCTCTCCTCACCAAAGGTGATGGGTATTATCAATATAACACCCGACTCCTTTTATGCCGATAGCCGCAAGAACAGTTTGGATGATATTTTAAGTCAGGCAGAACGCATGCTTGCAGAAGGTGCAACCTTCCTGGATATTGGCGCTTATTCCTCAAGACCTGGCGCGGAAGATATTTCTGCCGACGAGGAACTGGACAGGTTATTACCTGCAGTACGCGCCATTGCTGAAGCCTTTCCTGATGCAGTGCTATCCATAGACACGTTTCGGGCTAAAGTTGCGGAAGCTGCTGTAAAAGCCGGAGGTCATATTGTAAATGATATTTCGGCCGGGAGTTTAGACACAAACATGTTTACCACTGTTGCCCGTTTGCAGGTGCCGTATATTCTAATGCACATGAAAGGCACACCACAAAACATGGTTAAGCTAGCAAACTATACTGACGTATTCAGTGAAGTGTTCGACTACTTTGTCGAAAAGATCTATCAGCTAAAGCGCCTCGGTGTTCACGATATCATCCTTGATCCAGGGTTTGGCTTTGCAAAAACTGCAGAACACAGTTACGAGCTTATGAAGCGTTTGGATGAACTTAAACGTCTACAGCTGCCCATATTAGCAGGAGTATCGCGCAAACGCATGATCTATGGCCTGCTGGGTACATCAGCTGACGAAGCCCTAAATGGCACTACTGCACTTAACACCATTGCACTTATGAAAGGTGCAACTATCCTGAGGGTACATGATGTGAAGGAAGCAGTAGAAGCAGTAAATGTCTGGGAAGCGGTGACGGCTTAA